Proteins from a single region of Dictyostelium discoideum AX4 chromosome 5 chromosome, whole genome shotgun sequence:
- a CDS encoding MAP1-LC3 domain-containing protein, giving the protein MALLSKSFKQEYSLEKRKLISSKIRNRYKDRLPIIVERAANSDVPDINKKKFLAPSNMVITNFIMEIRKHLDDSDHNEQKAIFLFVNKNNLPPSSQLLSSIYDAHKDEDGFLYICYSGENTFGSDI; this is encoded by the exons ATGGCCTTACtttcaaaatcattcaaACAAGAGTACTCTCTtg aaaaaagaaaattaatatcatcaaaaattagaaatagATATAAGGATAGATTACCA attattgTCGAAAGAGCTGCAAATAGTGATGTACcagatattaataaaaagaaattcctTGCACCATCAAATATGGTCATAACT aattttatAATGGAAATTAGAAAACATTTAGATGATTCCGATCATAATGAACAAAAggcaatttttttatttgtaaataagAATAACTTACCACCATCAAGTCAACTTTTATCCTCAATATATGACGCTCATAAAGATGAAGATGgctttttatatatttgcTATAGCGGTGAAAATACATTTGGTTCCgatatttaa